One Peromyscus leucopus breed LL Stock chromosome 4, UCI_PerLeu_2.1, whole genome shotgun sequence genomic region harbors:
- the Evx2 gene encoding homeobox even-skipped homolog protein 2 — MMERIRKEMILMERGLHSPTAGKRFSNLSDSAGSAVLEALENSQHPARLSPRLPSAPLHGALGDLPAKGKFEIDTLFNLQHPSSESTVSSEIASAAAAESRKKPGHYSEAAAEADMSSDVEVGCSALRSPGGLGAAPLKENNAKGYSESGAVAGTTTSASGSGLGSLHGGGGGNGGGGAALGGSGSGSGSGADQVRRYRTAFTREQIARLEKEFYRENYVSRPRRCELAAALNLPETTIKVWFQNRRMKDKRQRLAMSWPHPADPSFYTYMMTHAAATGSLPYPFHSHVPLHYYPHVGVTAAAAAAAASGAAAAASSPFATSIRPLDTFRALSHPYSRPELLCSFRHPGLYQAPAAAAGLNSAASAAAAAAAAAAAASSAAAAGAPPSGSSAPCSCLSCHSSQSAAAAAAAAAAALGSRGGGGGGGGGGGGGGAGAAGGSDFGCSAAAPRSESGFLPYSAAVLSKTAVSPPDQRDEAPLTR, encoded by the exons ATGatggaaagaataagaaaagagatGATTCTGATGGAGAGAGGGCTCCACAGCCCTACTGCTGGCAAGAGGTTCTCCAATCTGTCCGATTCGGCTGGCAGTGCTGTGCTGGAGGCCTTGGAAAATTCGCAGCACCCGGCTCGCCTCAGTCCGCGCCTGCCGTCCGCTCCCCTGCACGGCGCTCTGGGAGACCTCCCCGCCAAGGGCAAATTCGAGATAGACACTTTGTTCAACCTGCAGCACCCGAGCAGCGAAAGCACCGTCTCCTCCGAAatcgcctccgccgccgccgccgagagCCGCAAGAAGCCTGGGCATTACTCGGAGGCGGCCGCCGAGGCCGACATGAGCAGCGACGTGGAGGTGGGCTGCTCGGCCCTGCGCTCCCCCGGCGGCCTGGGCGCCGCGCCGCTCAAGGAAAACAATGCCAAAG GGTACTCGGAGAGCGGCGCGGTCGCGGGTACCACGACGTCGGCCTCAGGCTCGGGCCTCGGCAGTCTGCATGGAGGCGGCGGCGGcaacggcggcggcggcgcggcgctgggcggctccggctccggctccggctccggcGCCGATCAGGTGCGCCGATACCGCACGGCGTTCACCCGTGAACAGATCGCGCGCCTGGAGAAGGAGTTCTACCGGGAGAACTACGTGTCTCGGCCCCGCCGGTGCGAGCTGGCCGCAGCGCTCAACCTGCCCGAAACCACCATCAAG GTGTGGTTCCAGAACCGGCGCATGAAGGACAAGCGGCAGCGCCTGGCCATGTCGTGGCCGCACCCCGCGGACCCCAGCTTCTACACCTACATGATGACGCACGCGGCGGCCACCGGAAGCCTGCCCTACCCTTTCCACTCGCACGTGCCGCTGCACTACTACCCGCACGTGGGCGTCACCGCGGCTGCAgcggccgccgccgcctcgggagcggcggcggcggcctcgTCGCCCTTCGCCACTTCCATCCGTCCTCTGGACACCTTCCGCGCGCTCTCTCACCCCTACTCGCGGCCCGAGCTGCTCTGCAGCTTCCGCCACCCGGGGCTCTACCAGGCGCCGGCGGCCGCGGCCGGGCTCAACAGCGCGGCgtcggcggcggctgcagcggcggcggcggcggcggcggcctcctcggcggcggcggccggggcgCCCCCCAGCGGCAGCTCGGCGCCCTGCTCGTGCCTCAGTTGCCACAGCAGCCAGtctgcggccgccgccgccgccgctgccgccgccgcgctGGGTTcccggggcggcggcggcggcggcggcggcggtggcggcggcgggggagCCGGGGCGGCGGGCGGCTCGGACTTTGGCTGCAGCGCCGCGGCGCCGCGCTCCGAGAGCGGCTTCTTGCCCTACTCGGCCGCGGTGCTCAGCAAGACCGCCGTCAGCCCGCCCGACCAGCGGGACGAGGCGCCGCTCACCAGATAA